A window of Agrobacterium tumefaciens contains these coding sequences:
- a CDS encoding ABC transporter permease: MTGSRSKSIVIWAFVATALVMLSAPTIVVLGASFTSGNIITFPPDGFSLQWYSKIAHATDLRQAFFRSLIVAAICTLVSIPVGTLAGIALAKYRVRFARSIQIYLLLPFTIPLIGSGIGMMLAFGEMGVLGKLWPVGIACSVINLPFMIWAVTASASNLSPDLELAAANCGAPPLQRFLYITLPAVLPGVITGSLLMFILALNEFLVSLLLVDARSVTLPVQIYNSIRSIITPDLAAISVVFIACAGIAIALLDRLVGLDIFLKSK, from the coding sequence ATGACGGGCAGCCGCAGCAAATCCATCGTCATCTGGGCCTTCGTCGCGACCGCGCTGGTCATGTTGTCGGCACCCACCATCGTGGTTCTCGGTGCCTCGTTCACCTCAGGCAACATCATCACCTTTCCGCCAGATGGGTTTTCCTTGCAATGGTACAGCAAGATCGCCCACGCCACCGATCTGCGGCAAGCCTTCTTCCGCTCACTGATCGTCGCGGCGATCTGCACCCTGGTATCCATTCCCGTCGGCACGCTCGCCGGTATCGCGCTCGCCAAATATCGGGTGCGGTTTGCCCGCTCCATCCAGATCTATCTGCTGCTTCCCTTCACGATTCCGCTGATCGGTTCTGGCATCGGCATGATGCTCGCCTTTGGAGAGATGGGTGTGCTCGGCAAACTATGGCCAGTCGGCATCGCCTGCTCGGTGATCAACCTGCCCTTCATGATCTGGGCAGTGACGGCAAGCGCGAGTAACCTGTCGCCGGATCTGGAGCTCGCCGCTGCAAATTGCGGCGCGCCACCCCTGCAGCGTTTCCTTTACATCACGCTTCCCGCCGTCCTGCCGGGCGTGATCACGGGTTCGCTCTTAATGTTCATTCTGGCGCTGAACGAATTCCTGGTGAGTCTGCTTCTGGTCGACGCGCGAAGCGTCACGCTGCCGGTGCAGATCTATAACTCCATCCGCTCGATCATCACGCCGGACCTGGCCGCCATTTCCGTGGTCTTCATCGCCTGCGCCGGGATCGCGATCGCGCTGCTCGACCGCCTCGTCGGCCTCGACATCTTCCTGAAATCGAAGTGA
- a CDS encoding ABC transporter permease, whose product MRASRVAYPLAWRVMDMLERLAAIFWPSSFKKGLPYLMLLPAIVLVGLLVLGLIQIGDTSLRTLDTNTFLMSETYTLANYQRALTEKFFATVAGRSLIGSLIVTVITLIFAFPYAYLMVRTSSSALRKFLLVALFLPFFIGQVVRAYGWLIILGNQGMVNEALGLVGVPPIRLLYNYPAVLFGLVQYMLPFAVLMLAPALTAIPAELEAAAASLGASWLRTFRHVVLPLSRPGLVGAGLVVVTLSLTDFAIPAILGGGTQDFIANAIYDQFFRTSDQGLGATLSLLLVAVGSILVGVVFMVFGAGTLAMGGDRK is encoded by the coding sequence ATGCGCGCTTCCCGTGTCGCATATCCCCTGGCGTGGCGCGTCATGGATATGCTCGAACGACTTGCGGCCATTTTCTGGCCTTCCAGCTTCAAGAAGGGTCTGCCCTATCTGATGCTGCTGCCGGCCATCGTGCTGGTTGGCCTTCTGGTCCTCGGCCTCATCCAGATCGGCGATACGAGCCTTCGGACGCTGGACACGAATACGTTTCTGATGTCCGAGACCTATACGCTCGCAAATTACCAGCGGGCGCTGACGGAAAAATTCTTTGCCACCGTCGCCGGCCGCAGCCTGATAGGCTCGCTGATCGTCACCGTCATCACGCTGATATTCGCCTTCCCTTACGCCTATCTCATGGTGCGCACGTCCTCCTCGGCACTGCGCAAATTCCTGCTCGTTGCGCTGTTCTTGCCTTTCTTCATCGGTCAGGTGGTGCGCGCCTATGGCTGGCTGATAATCCTCGGCAACCAGGGCATGGTGAATGAGGCTCTCGGCTTGGTCGGTGTCCCACCGATACGCCTTCTCTATAACTACCCGGCCGTCCTGTTCGGCCTTGTTCAATATATGCTGCCCTTCGCTGTTTTGATGCTGGCACCTGCCCTGACCGCCATTCCGGCGGAACTCGAGGCCGCCGCCGCCTCCCTCGGCGCCAGCTGGCTTCGCACCTTCCGTCATGTCGTCCTGCCGCTTTCCCGCCCCGGCCTCGTCGGAGCCGGTCTCGTCGTGGTCACGCTCTCCCTCACGGACTTTGCCATTCCCGCCATCCTTGGCGGGGGGACACAGGATTTCATCGCCAACGCGATCTACGACCAGTTTTTCCGCACCTCCGACCAAGGCCTCGGCGCGACGCTCTCGCTGCTGCTCGTCGCCGTCGGCTCCATTCTCGTCGGTGTGGTTTTCATGGTCTTCGGTGCAGGCACGCTTGCCATGGGGGGCGACCGCAAATGA